One window of Nocardia nova SH22a genomic DNA carries:
- a CDS encoding thiolase family protein codes for MTTAVLVDVVRTPSGKGKTGGGLSQVHPATLLAGVLSELVARNDLDPALVDDVIAGCVTQSGEQAFNIARTAALAAGFPEAVPGTTVDRQCGSSQQAAHFAAQGVMAGAYDIAIACGVESMSRVPMFSNGQGADANRGPIAHRYPEGLVQQGISAEVIAARWKFDRAALDEFAARSHRLAAETAAAGGFDRELVAAGTLTADETIRPTTSVEGLAGLRPAFADDQYQARFPEIEWSITPGNSSPLTDGASAALIMSEEKAAALGLRPRARFHSFAVTGDDPLLMLTAVVPATRKVLSRGGLSIEDIDAYEVNEAFAPVPLVWAHELGADPQRLNPRGGAIALGHPLGASGVRILATLVNHLEQTGGRYGLMTMCEAGGLANATVIERL; via the coding sequence ATGACCACGGCAGTCCTCGTCGATGTCGTCCGGACCCCGTCCGGTAAGGGAAAAACCGGCGGCGGCCTGTCGCAGGTACATCCGGCCACACTGCTGGCCGGGGTGCTGTCCGAACTGGTCGCGCGCAACGACCTCGACCCCGCGCTCGTCGACGATGTGATCGCGGGCTGCGTGACGCAGAGCGGAGAACAGGCGTTCAACATCGCGCGCACGGCGGCGCTGGCGGCCGGATTCCCGGAGGCCGTCCCCGGCACCACCGTGGACCGGCAGTGCGGCTCCAGCCAGCAGGCCGCGCACTTCGCCGCACAGGGTGTGATGGCGGGCGCCTACGACATCGCGATCGCCTGTGGCGTGGAATCGATGTCGCGGGTCCCGATGTTCTCCAACGGCCAGGGCGCCGACGCCAACCGCGGCCCGATCGCCCACCGCTACCCCGAAGGGCTTGTACAGCAGGGCATTTCCGCCGAGGTGATCGCCGCGCGCTGGAAGTTCGACCGCGCCGCCCTCGACGAGTTCGCGGCCCGCTCGCATCGCCTCGCCGCCGAGACCGCCGCCGCCGGTGGTTTCGATCGCGAACTCGTCGCCGCGGGCACGCTCACCGCCGACGAGACGATCCGGCCCACGACCTCCGTCGAGGGCCTGGCGGGTCTGCGACCGGCCTTCGCCGACGATCAGTACCAGGCGCGCTTCCCGGAAATCGAATGGTCGATCACCCCGGGCAACTCCTCACCGCTGACCGACGGCGCGTCGGCGGCGCTGATCATGAGCGAGGAGAAGGCCGCCGCACTCGGCCTGCGGCCCCGTGCGCGCTTCCACTCGTTCGCCGTGACCGGTGACGATCCGCTGCTCATGCTCACCGCGGTGGTCCCCGCGACCCGAAAGGTCTTGAGCCGCGGCGGTTTGTCGATCGAGGACATCGACGCCTACGAGGTGAACGAGGCGTTCGCGCCGGTACCGCTGGTGTGGGCGCACGAACTCGGCGCCGACCCGCAACGACTCAACCCACGCGGTGGCGCCATCGCCCTGGGCCACCCGCTCGGCGCCTCCGGTGTGCGCATCCTCGCCACGCTGGTCAACCACCTGGAGCAGACCGGCGGTCGCTACGGGCTGATGACCATGTGCGAGGCGGGTGGGCTCGCCAACGCCACTGTGATCGAACGGCTCTGA